The following proteins are co-located in the Tenrec ecaudatus isolate mTenEca1 chromosome 11, mTenEca1.hap1, whole genome shotgun sequence genome:
- the LOC142461199 gene encoding cytoskeleton-associated protein 2-like, giving the protein MTSEDQFQEGTSILKHKMADKENANKSAWSENNVMMGKNYIPLKPNELSNSTIALDIHNCEDNNQDLSFIPIKDDLQIQHTSFNQTFPLKSNSKENQVPVGKSKQDVKVLKKPVLGLYRGKVVESKINSFRKPLQVKDESSAANKKLSTTLPNATKPPPVNTSSGTVETDKASKVTPSTNPGSTASQNRQLLRPPIRSHQGNTQAKGKQGISRTSANVTVRKGPGSKELTQVKPHLSSVRPSASQDMKRNGVPSRNTACDLVARPASSSKIKLMEKSKPTDQRRHTIVAKTSAHSKPAQPREIAEQRRVPLTECKADRGRVPKGPPSSVVTQAEPEGPNGKPVGSFWKTMAEEDEQRLFTEKVNKTFSECLSLISEGCPKEEILITLNDLIKNIPDATKLVKYWVCLARLEPITSPIENIIAIYEKAILAGAQPIEEMRHAIADILTVKNQEKVHLGESREETWEAKTQDQEVNTEDQGVPPEPGKPKMETKHRKSVGFHGCEKEQEDATTEPASAEKTPGKESQDSCMIKYNVSTTPYLQSVKNKILFDEPNSIFKELKFLTPVRRSRRLQDKLSKLPEMLKDHYPCVSSLEQLTELGSDTDAFVCRPNAALGRMYSEMEATEEKSN; this is encoded by the exons ATGACATCTGAGGACCAGTTCCAGGAAGGGACAAGCATTCTGAAACATAAAATG GCTGATAAAGAAAATGCCAATAAATCTGCATGGAGTGAAAATAATGTAATGATGGGAAAAAATTATATTCCTTTAAAACCAAATGAATTAAGCAATTCAACTATAGCTCTTGATATACATAATTGTGAGGACAATAATCAAGATCTCTCATTTATACCAATTAAAGATGATCTTCAAATTCAACATACGTCCTTTAACCAGACATTTCCTCTTAAAAGCAATAGTAAAGAAAACCAAGTGCCTGTAGGAAAATCAAAGCAAGATGTCAAGGTGCTCAAGAAACCTGTGCTTGGATTGTATCGTGGGAAAGTTGTTGAGTCTAAGATTAATTCATTCAGAAAACCTCTGCAAGTCAAAGACGAAAGTTCTGCAGCAAACAAGAAACTGTCAACAACTCTCCCAAATGCCACCAAGCCGCCGCCTGTGAACACCAGCAGTGGGACAGTGGAAACGGATAAGGCCTCGAAGGTGACTCCTTCCACGAATCCGGGCAGCACGGCCTCTCAGAACAGACAGCTTCTGCGGCCTCCTATCAGAAGCCACCAGGGCAATACTCAGGCCAAGGGGAAGCAAGGCATCAGTAGAACCTCCGCCAATGTTACCGTTCGGAAGGGGCCTGGTAGTAAAGAATTAACTCAAGTGAAACCCCATCTATCTAGTGTCAGACCCAGTGCTTCTCAGGACATGAAAAGAAACGGGGTACCCTCGAGAAACACAGCATGTGACCTCGTAGCCAGGCCTGCCTCCTCTTCTAAGATCAAACTGATGGAAAAGTCAAAACCCACCGACCAACGAAGACATACTATAGTAGCGAAGACCAGTGCCCACAGTAAACCAGCTCAGCCCAGGGAAATTGCAGAGCAGAGGAG AGTGCCTCTGACTGAGTGCAAAGCTGACAGAGGAAGGGTGCCAAAGGGGCCTCCGAGCTCGGTAGTGACACAGGCCGAGCCCGAGGGGCCGAATGGGAAACCAGTGGGGTCCTTCTGGAAGACCATGGCCGAAGAAGACGAGCAAAGACTGTTCACTGAGAAAGTCAACAAGACGTTTTCTGAATGCCTGAGCCTGATCAGTGAG GGCTGCCCCAAAGAAGAAATATTGATCACACTCAATGACCTGATTAAAAATATTCCAGATGCCACAAAACTTGTTAAGTATTGGGTATGCCTTGCACGCCTTGAACCAATCACAAGTCCAATTGAAAACATTATTGCTATCTACGAGAAGGCCATCCTGGCAGGGGCTCAG ccTATTGAAGAGATGAGACATGCAATTGCAGATATTCTAACAGTGAAGAATCAAGAAAAAGTTCATTTGG GAGAGAGTCGTGAGGAGACCTGGGAAGCAAAGACACAAGATCAAGAGGTCAACACTGAAGACCAAGGGGTCCCCCCAGAACCGGGAAAGCCGAAAATGGAAACCAAGCATCGTAAGAGTGTGGGGTTTCATGGTTGTGAAAAAGAGCAGGAAGACGCAACAACAGAGCCAGCAAGTGCCGAGAAAACGCCCGGGAAAGAGTCCCAGGACAGTTGCATGATTAAATATAATGTGTCCACCACCCCATACTTGCAGAG TGTCAAAAACAAGATTTTATTTGATGAACCCAATTCGATATTTAAAGAGCTCAAGTTTCTAACACCGGTGAGACGGTCACGACGGCTTCAAGATAAGCTCTCAAAATTGCCAGAGATGCTGAAAGACCATTATCCTTGTGTGTCTTCATTAGAACAGTTAACAGAGTTGGGAAGTGACACCGACGCCTTCGTGTGCCGCCCGAATGCAGCCCTGGGCCGGATGTACTCGGAAATGGAGGCCACGGAGGAGAAGTCCAACTGA